In a single window of the Chaetodon trifascialis isolate fChaTrf1 chromosome 19, fChaTrf1.hap1, whole genome shotgun sequence genome:
- the LOC139347330 gene encoding thrombomodulin-like, with protein MKDVTGLLAVMLAFLVGRAAGIEPNSGYCIGNQCVAVFQDPSDYKAAQNQCGDRGSHLMTVRTSVSHDILSILLGNLTGRFWIGLHRTAGCPDAAADLRGFQWVTKDIESDFFNWAPSFDSSCSSHRCVSVSQESDYRWTQEPCDEHVAGFLCEYTFNEPCTILAVGEGESVAYRTPMGFGVGDMLSLPPGSSAVRLPSEIKYVCFAQQWLQAPWSCEIQEGGCEYKCAVDPKHVPSCYCPAGQAINRANKVTCEVDTEDPCLKLRCAHTCYQTEDSYACMCDHGFKLAQDGRSCVDFNDCTDERQCPGENFMCVNTVGGFQCVCKDGYKMTGQLCVDVDECASAPCEHMCANTPGSYQCSCYDGYQEDPKSPSKCKLHCGKEECVAECDPNDKFQCYCPEGYIAEERDTDTFCIDIDECSFFYCDQNCENTFGSYVCACSPGYTLVDHYKCVKNDDDTDADGGSEGSGAPMIPNIHSTSPVPYPDPTRQPSAVTVGGLVGIIVCTVFFIVLMVFLAHHFLTGRGKLESAGALKAQDDEAHGLRHVTSDT; from the coding sequence ATGAAGGATGTAACGGGACTGTTGGCCGTCATGTTGGCTTTTCTGGTGGGAAGAGCCGCCGGGATAGAGCCGAACAGCGGTTACTGCATCGGGAACCAGTGTGTCGCTGTGTTCCAGGATCCAAGCGATTACAAGGCCGCTCAGAATCAATGTGGAGATCGCGGCAGCCACTTGATGACAGTGCGCACATCTGTTTCCCATGATATTCTTTCTATATTGTTGGGAAACTTAACGGGGCGGTTCTGGATCGGTTTACATCGAACAGCTGGCTGTCCAGACGCTGCTGCCGACCTGAGAGGCTTCCAGTGGGTTACCAAAGACATCGAAAGCGACTTCTTCAACTGGGCGCCAAGctttgacagcagctgctcttctCATCGCTGCGTCTCAGTTTCCCAAGAGAGCGACTATAGATGGACCCAGGAACCATGTGACGAGCATGTGGCCGGGTTTCTCTGTGAGTACACCTTCAATGAGCCGTGCACAATTCTAGCGGTTGGAGAGGGTGAGTCTGTTGCCTACAGGACGCCCATGGGGTTCGGGGTCGGTGACATGCTGTCTTTGCCCCCTGGAAGCTCCGCTGTCCGGTTGCCATCTGAGATTAAATACGTCTGCTTCGCCCAACAGTGGCTGCAGGCGCCCTGGAGCTGCGAGATCCAAGAGGGTGGGTGTGAGTACAAATGCGCAGTGGACCCCAAACATGTGCCCTCCTGCTATTGTCCGGCGGGACAAGCCATCAACCGTGCAAACAAAGTCACTTGCGAAGTGGACACAGAGGACCCGTGTCTGAAGCTGCGCTGCGCTCACACCTGCTACCAGACGGAAGACTCCTACGCGTGCATGTGTGACCACGGATTTAAACTGGCGCAGGACGGCAGGTCGTGCGTGGACTTCAACGATTGCACAGATGAGCGGCAGTGTCCCGGGGAGAACTTCATGTGCGTCAACACCGTCGGCGGGTTTCAGTGCGTCTGCAAGGATGGATACAAGATGACCGGCCAACTGTGCGTCGACGTGGACGAGTGCGCGTCCGCTCCATGTGAGCACATGTGCGCCAACACTCCTGGTAGCTACCAGTGCTCATGTTATGACGGATATCAAGAGGACCCAAAGTCACCGAGTAAGTGTAAACTCCACTGCGGGAAGGAGGAATGCGTCGCCGAGTGTGACCCCAATGACAAGTTCCAGTGTTACTGTCCTGAGGGCTATATTGCAGAGGAAAGGGACACAGATACGTTTTGCATTGACATCGACGAGTgctctttcttttattgtgaccaaaactgtgaaaacacattCGGCAGTtacgtgtgtgcatgctctCCAGGATATACCCTAGTTGACCATTACAAGTGCGTAAAAAACGACGATGATACGGACGCAGACGGAGGGTCGGAGGGCTCCGGAGCGCCCATGATTCCAAACATCCACTCAACATCACCTGTGCCGTATCCAGATCCAACAAGGCAACCCTCGGCAGTGACAGTGGGGGGTCTCGTGGGGATAATAGTGTGCACTGTCTTCTTCATTGTGTTGATGGTTTTTCTGGCTCATCACTTCCTCACCGGCAGAGGGAAGCTGGAGAGCGCCGGTGCGCTCAAAGCGCAGGACGACGAAGCGCACGGTTTACGGCACGTGACGAGTGACACttag
- the LOC139347329 gene encoding toll-like receptor 5 isoform X1, with product MRTLALHVIFIGLYLQVSTCYQSCTLYGLIAACSSQYHYWVPTLPSNITYLYLSLNYISEINSTSLRAYDQLLQIDLGQQYVPLVIRNNTFLRQRTLTHLVLGNNIGLQLEPRAFAGLVNLQHLFLDHCHLKDSILAESYLEPLVSLEMLDLFGNKIVRLRPGLFFSRLTKFTNLNLALNQIERLCEEDLAGFQGKYFTLLELRSNHFYKSYRDDFDWERCGNPFRGMAFNVLDISVTGFNVNTLRHFFKAIQGTPIAHFIYSGSIGKDFSYDNSADPDESTFKGLMNSTVNIFDLSKNRIFSLQRAVFSPLKDAIIIDVSKNKINQINRNAFDGLQGHLRMLNLSYNLLGEIYSHTFTNLTDLRVLDLSYNHIGALGDKAFSGLRKLRALYLTGNSLRNLGSPASLPNIDYLLLADNKLNSLSRIMDLGMNCMHLDVAENRLTNLEDIYDILSHFNRLQNFFYGSNFIKWCTLSPNITRPRNNSLQVLDLHDSSLQIIWSQEKCLNLFEHLENLLGLNLSFNSLATLPQGIFSSLTSIVEIDLSFNALTYLQPDVFPVSLKNLNLESNFLASPDPTTFRSLSFLSLAVNRFHCDCHLESFLNWLNVTNITFLSPVEDYRCEFPAALHYVPLLHYSTIMEPCEEDEEKAIQGLKFALFIFSALLITTVILSGIVYARLRGHIFIIYKKIVGRVLEGPKLEFPVDMMRYDAFFCFSNSDYGWVEAALLKKLDKQFSEENIFSCCFEARDFLPGEDHLSNIRDAIWGSRKTVCVVSKEFLKDGWCLEAFTLAQGRMLEELTNVLIMLVVGKVPHYQLMKYNAVRAFVQRKEYLVWPEDPQDLEWFYERLVSQIIRDTKMKNIAGDGPEPAQPDVQRENEEGIRLENIRGNPM from the exons ATGAGGACACTGGCTCTTCACGTGATTTTCATTGGTTTATACCTGCAG GTATCCACATGCTACCAATCATGCACTTTGTATGGCCTTATAGCTGCTTGCAGCTCACAGTACCACTACTGGGTTCCCACTCTGCCATCTAACATCACCTACCTCTACCTGTCGTTGAACTACATCAGTGAGATCAACAGCACCTCGCTCAGAGCTTATGATCAACTGTTACAAATCGACCTTGGACAACAGTATGTGCCGCTTGTCATAAGGAACAACACTTTTCTCAGGCAGAGAACATTGACACACTTGGTTCTCGGAAACAATATTGGCCTTCAGCTGGAGCCAAGGGCATTTGCAGGACTGGTCAATTTACAACACCTCTTTTTGGATCATTGCCACCTGAAAGACTCCATATTGGCAGAAAGCTATCTGGAGCCACTTGTGTCCTTAGAAATGCTTGATCTCTTTGGGAACAAAATAGTGAGACTGCGACCTGGACTGTTCTTCTCAAGACTAACAAAGTTTACAAATCTAAACCTCGCATTGAATCAGATTGAAAGATTATGTGAAGAGGATCTTGCTGGTTTCCAGGGAAAATACTTCACACTCCTGGAACTGCGCTCCAATCACTTTTACAAATCGTATAGAGATGATTTTGACTGGGAAAGGTGCGGGAACCCTTTCAGAGGGATGGCCTTTAATGTCCTCGATATATCCGTCACAGGGTTCAACGTGAACACATTAcgtcatttttttaaagcaataCAGGGGACTCCAATTGCTCATTTTATATACTCTGGATCTATAGGCAAAGACTTTTCATATGACAACAGCGCTGATCCAGATGAAAGCACATTCAAAGGTCTCATGAACAGCACAGTTAACATTTTCGATCTGTCTAAAAATCGGATATTTTCTTTGCAGAGAGCTGTTTTTAGTCCTCTAAAGGATGCAATTATTATTGACgtttccaaaaacaaaatcaatcagATTAACAGAAATGCCTTCGATGGTCTTCAAGGACATTTACGAATGCTCAACCTGTCATACAACCTCCTTGGAGAAATATATTCTCACACATTCACCAATCTGACAGACCTTAGGGTGTTGGATTTGTCTTACAACCACATTGGTGCATTGGGGGACAAAGCATTCAGTGGTCTTCGCAAATTACGTGCATTATATCTGACAGGAAACTCACTGCGAAACCTGGGTTCTCCTGCATCGTTACCAAACATAGATTATCTTCTTTTGGCCGACAATAAATTGAATTCACTAAGCAGAATCATGGACTTGGGCATGAACTGTATGCATCTGGATGTTGCAGAAAACAGATTAACAAATTTAGAGGacatttatgacattttatctcatttcAATCGTCTCCAGAATTTCTTCTATGGCAGCAACTTCATCAAGTGGTGCACACTAAGTCCAAACATTACAAGACCTCGTAATAATAGTTTGCAAGTGTTGGATCTTCACGACAGTTCCCTGCAGATAATTTGGTCGCAGGAGAAGTGCCTCAACCTGTTCGAGCATCTCGAGAATCTGCTCGGCCTGAATTTAAGCTTCAACTCACTTGCGACTCTCCCACAAGGAATTTTCAGCAGTCTCACCTCGATCGTAGAGATTGACCTCTCGTTTAATGCCTTAACCTATCTGCAGCCAGATGTCTTTCCAGTCAGCCTGAAAAATCTCAACCTCGAAAGCAACTTCCTAGCATCCCCAGACCCTACAACTTTTCGGTCTCTCAGTTTCCTCAGCCTTGCAGTAAATCGGTTCCATTGCGATTGCCATCTGGAAAGCTTCCTCAATTGGCTGAACGTGACAAATATAACCTTTCTGAGCCCAGTTGAGGACTACAGATGCGAGTTTCCAGCTGCTCTCCACTATGTTCCTCTGCTGCATTACTCCACCATCATGGAACCgtgtgaggaagatgaggaaaagGCCATCCAAGGTCTTAAGTTTgctctcttcatcttctctgcGCTCCTCATTACCACGGTCATCCTCAGCGGGATTGTTTACGCTCGTCTCCGAGGGCACATATTCATCATCTACAAAAAGATTGTCGGTAGGGTTCTTGAGGGCCCAAAACTGGAATTTCCTGTGGACATGATGCGGTACGATGCCTTCTTCTGCTTTAGCAACAGTGACTATGGGTGGGTCGAGGCCGCTTTGCTGAAGAAGTTGGATAAACAGTTTTCAGAGGagaacattttcagctgttgttttgAGGCCAGAGACTTCCTGCCAGGTGAAGACCATCTTTCCAACATCAGAGATGCTATCTGGGGCAGCAGAAAGACTGTGTGCGTCGTCTCCAAGGAGTTCCTTAAAG ATGGTTGGTGCTTGGAGGCGTTCACTTTGGCTCAGGGCCggatgctggaggagctgaCAAACGTCCTGATTATGTTGGTGGTAGGGAAG GTGCCTCACTACCAGCTGATGAAGTACAACGCAGTCAGAGCTTTTGTCCAGAGGAAAGAGTACCTTGTCTGGCCAGAGGACCCTCAGGACCTGGAGTGGTTTTATGAGCGGCTTGTCTCACAGATAATCAGAGACACTAAGATGAAAAATATTGCAGGGGATGGACCTGAGCCTGCACAGCCTGACGTTCAGCGTGAGAACGAGGAAGGTATCAGGCTTGAGAACATCAGAGGAAATCCAATGTGA
- the LOC139347329 gene encoding toll-like receptor 5 isoform X2, with protein MRTLALHVIFIGLYLQVSTCYQSCTLYGLIAACSSQYHYWVPTLPSNITYLYLSLNYISEINSTSLRAYDQLLQIDLGQQYVPLVIRNNTFLRQRTLTHLVLGNNIGLQLEPRAFAGLVNLQHLFLDHCHLKDSILAESYLEPLVSLEMLDLFGNKIVRLRPGLFFSRLTKFTNLNLALNQIERLCEEDLAGFQGKYFTLLELRSNHFYKSGMAFNVLDISVTGFNVNTLRHFFKAIQGTPIAHFIYSGSIGKDFSYDNSADPDESTFKGLMNSTVNIFDLSKNRIFSLQRAVFSPLKDAIIIDVSKNKINQINRNAFDGLQGHLRMLNLSYNLLGEIYSHTFTNLTDLRVLDLSYNHIGALGDKAFSGLRKLRALYLTGNSLRNLGSPASLPNIDYLLLADNKLNSLSRIMDLGMNCMHLDVAENRLTNLEDIYDILSHFNRLQNFFYGSNFIKWCTLSPNITRPRNNSLQVLDLHDSSLQIIWSQEKCLNLFEHLENLLGLNLSFNSLATLPQGIFSSLTSIVEIDLSFNALTYLQPDVFPVSLKNLNLESNFLASPDPTTFRSLSFLSLAVNRFHCDCHLESFLNWLNVTNITFLSPVEDYRCEFPAALHYVPLLHYSTIMEPCEEDEEKAIQGLKFALFIFSALLITTVILSGIVYARLRGHIFIIYKKIVGRVLEGPKLEFPVDMMRYDAFFCFSNSDYGWVEAALLKKLDKQFSEENIFSCCFEARDFLPGEDHLSNIRDAIWGSRKTVCVVSKEFLKDGWCLEAFTLAQGRMLEELTNVLIMLVVGKVPHYQLMKYNAVRAFVQRKEYLVWPEDPQDLEWFYERLVSQIIRDTKMKNIAGDGPEPAQPDVQRENEEGIRLENIRGNPM; from the exons ATGAGGACACTGGCTCTTCACGTGATTTTCATTGGTTTATACCTGCAG GTATCCACATGCTACCAATCATGCACTTTGTATGGCCTTATAGCTGCTTGCAGCTCACAGTACCACTACTGGGTTCCCACTCTGCCATCTAACATCACCTACCTCTACCTGTCGTTGAACTACATCAGTGAGATCAACAGCACCTCGCTCAGAGCTTATGATCAACTGTTACAAATCGACCTTGGACAACAGTATGTGCCGCTTGTCATAAGGAACAACACTTTTCTCAGGCAGAGAACATTGACACACTTGGTTCTCGGAAACAATATTGGCCTTCAGCTGGAGCCAAGGGCATTTGCAGGACTGGTCAATTTACAACACCTCTTTTTGGATCATTGCCACCTGAAAGACTCCATATTGGCAGAAAGCTATCTGGAGCCACTTGTGTCCTTAGAAATGCTTGATCTCTTTGGGAACAAAATAGTGAGACTGCGACCTGGACTGTTCTTCTCAAGACTAACAAAGTTTACAAATCTAAACCTCGCATTGAATCAGATTGAAAGATTATGTGAAGAGGATCTTGCTGGTTTCCAGGGAAAATACTTCACACTCCTGGAACTGCGCTCCAATCACTTTTACAAATC AGGGATGGCCTTTAATGTCCTCGATATATCCGTCACAGGGTTCAACGTGAACACATTAcgtcatttttttaaagcaataCAGGGGACTCCAATTGCTCATTTTATATACTCTGGATCTATAGGCAAAGACTTTTCATATGACAACAGCGCTGATCCAGATGAAAGCACATTCAAAGGTCTCATGAACAGCACAGTTAACATTTTCGATCTGTCTAAAAATCGGATATTTTCTTTGCAGAGAGCTGTTTTTAGTCCTCTAAAGGATGCAATTATTATTGACgtttccaaaaacaaaatcaatcagATTAACAGAAATGCCTTCGATGGTCTTCAAGGACATTTACGAATGCTCAACCTGTCATACAACCTCCTTGGAGAAATATATTCTCACACATTCACCAATCTGACAGACCTTAGGGTGTTGGATTTGTCTTACAACCACATTGGTGCATTGGGGGACAAAGCATTCAGTGGTCTTCGCAAATTACGTGCATTATATCTGACAGGAAACTCACTGCGAAACCTGGGTTCTCCTGCATCGTTACCAAACATAGATTATCTTCTTTTGGCCGACAATAAATTGAATTCACTAAGCAGAATCATGGACTTGGGCATGAACTGTATGCATCTGGATGTTGCAGAAAACAGATTAACAAATTTAGAGGacatttatgacattttatctcatttcAATCGTCTCCAGAATTTCTTCTATGGCAGCAACTTCATCAAGTGGTGCACACTAAGTCCAAACATTACAAGACCTCGTAATAATAGTTTGCAAGTGTTGGATCTTCACGACAGTTCCCTGCAGATAATTTGGTCGCAGGAGAAGTGCCTCAACCTGTTCGAGCATCTCGAGAATCTGCTCGGCCTGAATTTAAGCTTCAACTCACTTGCGACTCTCCCACAAGGAATTTTCAGCAGTCTCACCTCGATCGTAGAGATTGACCTCTCGTTTAATGCCTTAACCTATCTGCAGCCAGATGTCTTTCCAGTCAGCCTGAAAAATCTCAACCTCGAAAGCAACTTCCTAGCATCCCCAGACCCTACAACTTTTCGGTCTCTCAGTTTCCTCAGCCTTGCAGTAAATCGGTTCCATTGCGATTGCCATCTGGAAAGCTTCCTCAATTGGCTGAACGTGACAAATATAACCTTTCTGAGCCCAGTTGAGGACTACAGATGCGAGTTTCCAGCTGCTCTCCACTATGTTCCTCTGCTGCATTACTCCACCATCATGGAACCgtgtgaggaagatgaggaaaagGCCATCCAAGGTCTTAAGTTTgctctcttcatcttctctgcGCTCCTCATTACCACGGTCATCCTCAGCGGGATTGTTTACGCTCGTCTCCGAGGGCACATATTCATCATCTACAAAAAGATTGTCGGTAGGGTTCTTGAGGGCCCAAAACTGGAATTTCCTGTGGACATGATGCGGTACGATGCCTTCTTCTGCTTTAGCAACAGTGACTATGGGTGGGTCGAGGCCGCTTTGCTGAAGAAGTTGGATAAACAGTTTTCAGAGGagaacattttcagctgttgttttgAGGCCAGAGACTTCCTGCCAGGTGAAGACCATCTTTCCAACATCAGAGATGCTATCTGGGGCAGCAGAAAGACTGTGTGCGTCGTCTCCAAGGAGTTCCTTAAAG ATGGTTGGTGCTTGGAGGCGTTCACTTTGGCTCAGGGCCggatgctggaggagctgaCAAACGTCCTGATTATGTTGGTGGTAGGGAAG GTGCCTCACTACCAGCTGATGAAGTACAACGCAGTCAGAGCTTTTGTCCAGAGGAAAGAGTACCTTGTCTGGCCAGAGGACCCTCAGGACCTGGAGTGGTTTTATGAGCGGCTTGTCTCACAGATAATCAGAGACACTAAGATGAAAAATATTGCAGGGGATGGACCTGAGCCTGCACAGCCTGACGTTCAGCGTGAGAACGAGGAAGGTATCAGGCTTGAGAACATCAGAGGAAATCCAATGTGA